From Heteronotia binoei isolate CCM8104 ecotype False Entrance Well chromosome 12, APGP_CSIRO_Hbin_v1, whole genome shotgun sequence, the proteins below share one genomic window:
- the C8G gene encoding complement component C8 gamma chain, whose product MSPTVFLLTVSGLLLASPTDARGWFMPITDSYTQPGFNASQFAGKWHLIAIAATCAELSESYRKSDGVSIVVSVNQTTPQGSLLVDTYYPMQMFCWNIKQIYLPTNAPGKFLLKGSNPPMHVFVSETDYSTYAIVYYQSFKGVAVKIYGRTRRLDDNITDRFDLEARDLGLRGPNEVYYWHRYGFCQSAFRFRTLDETDLLDES is encoded by the exons ATGTCACCTACAGTATTCCTCCTCACCGTCTCTGGGCTGCTGCTTGCATCTCCCACCGATGCCCGGGGTTGGTTTATGCCCATTACTGACAGCTATACTCAGCCAGGCTTCAACGCCAGCCAG TTTGCTGGGAAATGGCACCTTATTGCAATAGCTGCCACTTGTGCTGAACTGAGCGAAAGCTACCGTAAATCGGATGGAGTGAGCATAGTAGTATCCGTCAACCAAACAACCCCTCAGGGCTCCCTGTTGGTTGACACCTACTACCCCAT GCAAATGTTCTGTTGGAATATCAAGCAGATCTACCTTCCTACCAATgctccagggaaattcctcttgAAAG GTAGCAACCCCCCGATGCATGTCTTTGTTTCGGAAACTGATTACAGCACCTACGCCATCGTCTACTATCAGTCGTTCAAAGGGGTTGCTGTGAAGATTTATG GACGAACCCGCAGGCTCGATGATAACATCACAGATAGATTTGATTTGGAAGCGCGTGATTTGGGGCTGAGGGGACCGAATGAGGTATATTACTGGCATCGTTATG GGTTCTGTCAGTCAGCTTTTCGGTTTCGCACCCTAGATG agactgatctccttgatgaatcATGA